The Henckelia pumila isolate YLH828 unplaced genomic scaffold, ASM3356847v2 CTG_525:::fragment_3, whole genome shotgun sequence genome segment aaaatttaaTGGCAAACATGTAAGGTTCTTGTGGATTGGACACATTTTTATTTCGTCGAGGTGGACCTAGCTAGCCAACTCTCgaacaatatataattatctCATTAATTAATTACGGCAAACAAATTAATAGTTCTATATTTTCACATAAACACCTATTTCACTTGACTAatccacacacacatatatctaactaataataataatttctacATTTTCTtacttaataattaattaaagaattgATTCACCATGAGGAGGTGCCCACACATTAATGACGCTGGCTTCGAGTGAGTGAGATTGCGTGGGGTATATTGGTTCATAGTTTTTTTTAAGGATCATTTTATGCTCCTTTGTGTAATATTTGAAGAATATATCTAacgatttttatattttttttttatctaaaaaagaaattgaacttttttttttgacgtGAAATTGAACTCTTGATACCAGCACGCAAACTGTGCTCCTAAGAAGCATAAAAATAAACGTTTTTTAACGGTTGTGGTGAATTTGGTTGGTGATGGTAAAAcacgaaaaaaaaaatccataattttCTATCAGATTTGCGTGGGGTATGtatataattttgtttttatttttgttttttttaaaaagaggaAATTGCGCTCTTTACAATAGAATTATACCCAATTGGATTCAAATTGGAACAATcaattttcccttttgaaaAGAAAAACGAACTCGATTGCAATGGTGGACTAAAGAGCAAATGAAATTTctggaaagaaaaaaaaaaagatataggTAGACTTTAAATCAACCAAAAGTCGCGACACGTATCTCCATCAACATGCCTCAAAATCTCATCCAAGAAAAAGTAGAGATCTCCCATCGGAAAAATTCTCATCCTACATAGTACAAACAAATCATTACACATCCAATGGGTCACACCCTTTTAAATATTACTTCATACTAATTAGTTTacacttattttattttaagccCCAAAACATTAATTCCAATTAAATTAAAGGACGCATAAAAGGTTATACAAATTAAGTTAAAACGTCCTAAACATGTGTAACATGTCCCAAAGTTGAAATATTGGTTTTCATGAATTAATACAAATATAATCATAAGCTTATATACTTGTAAATTCAGGGATAGatacaaaaatatcaaaatgtgCCACAACGAGTGTCCAAATATTCAATGTAGGTGTACGTAGTGAGAGAAAACCCGTGTATAAGCTAACATCTTTAAGGTGAAATGTCATAACCATCTCCGATCCGATCAAAAAGAGACATGCGTTCAATCTACGTTGAAACAGAAAACAACCTCCGatgtatatatatgatatatgttgtATGAATGAAATGAATATGACATTTTATACATAGGGCACACAATTGCATGGGCACAGGAGGCAAATCTCGAAAGGGCACAAAAAGGAAATTGGGGTCTCTTTGCACCACCTGCTCCACCACATTATTATTTCTCACCACCATAAAGCCACCAATGCTGACGTCACCTGTATCTCTTTCCCGGATTTTGCTTGGCCCCACTCCCCTACCCAATTTCTAATctcaattttctttttttttttaaaaaaaaaaaatttaattccgAAGAACTCATCTCACGTGAGTCACAAATTCATTGACTCATGCGGGATTAAATCGAAAAGATCCATAAAAGAacataaaacatttttttaaaaaaaattcttatagATAAAaaggtttaaattttttttaaaaaaaatcatatttacaaTCAAGCCACTTGATTAATTAATGCCTCCAAATATTTGAACCACAATGTTGAAGACTTGTTTGTTTTGTAttgtatatattaaattaaaattgtttaaacatAAGATATACACCAACATTTATATAATTAACTTTTGTCATGGAATTCAATTCAAAGTAGGGAAAATATTGGGCAAATCTTTGGATGATATTTGGTCAGATCTTGCTTTGTGGATTTTCTTGTGTACTTATTGCCTCATTACAAATCTCGTCTTCCCCACAAACCAACGTATACCAAACGATTCCCATTTTTGAGCTACAAAATTAATACTTTCCCATCTTCTCTCCTTTAAttcctcctcttcctcttcttcttcgAATCAAAATTTGAGCTTTGGATAATCCCATTTCCCTTTTGGCGATTCAGAGTTGGCGCAATGGGTATGGCCGCAGCCGATTCTCAATTCCATGTTCTTGCAGTCGATGATAGCTTGATTGATAGAAAACTCATCGAGAGATTATTAAAGACTTCTTCTTATCAAGGTCCCCCTTCTTCTTTTTTAAATATACAATTCAATAAATGGGTTTTTGGTTTTGtgctttgattttggttttctggGCTTCGATATTTGCGTCTAAATTAGTGTGCATTTTGGCTTTGGCAGTTACTACAGTTGATTCTGGTACCAAAGCTTTAGAATTTCTCGGTTGGCATGAAGATGAAATCAACAACTTAAGTTCAACCTCCCCATTTCCCAAAAATCAGGTTATTTTTCTTTCCCTATTTCATACACTAACTCAGAAATTTCACATCTTCAAAACGCTTTTTCAAGATTCCATTTTACTCATTTATCTTCCAATATAACTTTTAATCTAAAATCATTTCCTCAAAATCGACGTGTTAGATGTCTCACATCGGCTAGTTTACGAGTTTGAGTCAGACCCAAATCGATAATCTTAAAATTGTattaacaaatttttaaattcatttatTTGTTCTGGAATTGGCAGTTGGTGGAAGTGAACCTTGTTATTACAGACTACTGTATGCCTGGAATGACTGGCTACGATTTGCTGAGGAAAATTAAGGTATAACATAACATAATCTATTGGTTTCGATCGtgggaaaattttcattttttttcaccAAAAGTCTGAACTTTTATTTcaagaaaatataaattttcgATCCTTGAATTATAGTATTATATGATTTGATGTATCCTGGTAAAGGTTGTCCACATGGGTCTTTTTCTTGCCATTCAATTTCAGATCAATTGGAATCTTACCAAAATCTTGCAAAATCTTTCTCCCACCAAacgtatataaatatatgcacACATAAATCATAAATGAATACATCCATATATATACacagtaaaataataataataataattttaaataaataaatataactaTAATAATGTTGGGGGATAAAAATTGACTCATTCAACATGACAACATGTGATGAAAAGTCAACACATCCAGTAGTTTTTGCCttctaaaactaaaatttggcCTAAAATAAGCTTTATTAACATCTTCAATTTTACAGGAATCGTCGTCTCTAAGAAACATACCAGTAGTTATCATGTCATCCGAGAATGTTCCTTCGAGAATTACAAGGTAAAATGATTTACGTGTCATCCATTCCATGTCTTTAAATTCATGTATGCATTGTCCATTGTTAACTAGCTTATTGTTTTCATTTATCTATTATGTGGGGGAAAAAAGTTTGAAAAAGTATTTTTTGAGACAGATCTCATGTATTCATGTTACCCAGATAATTGACTCATTATTGAGTATGTGTCCTGTGAGATGGGCCTGATCAAATAGTCTATatttacaatgaaaaataatatttttgacataaaaactttaaaagtaatattttacaTAGTTCGAGTCGAatctgtttaaaaaaaaattgatttaatAAACAATACATAATAGTTTTTGtaatgaaaatataattttgggtAAAATTGatgttaatatattttatttttataaattacacAGATGCTTAGAAGAAGGAGCagaagaattttttttgaagCCAGTAAGAATATCAGATGTAAATAAGCTGAGGCCACATATCATGAAAACCAGAAGTTGGAATGATTCAGAAGAAGGCCCTGAAAAAAATGAGAAACAAGATTCACCTTCGTCGTCTTCGTCGCCTCCGTCGTCGTCCGAGGAAACCTCGTCACAGATGTTGGCACAATCACAACCACATTACGAGCAAACAACACAATCTAGTaataacaacaataacaagagAAAATCAATGGATGAAGGGATTTCGTCACCGGACAGAACAAGGCCGAGATACAATGATCTCACTTTGGTGTCAAATTAAATAAGTTAATATTCCCTTTTTTACTTGTTGATTACTATCGTTTTGTTTTTGTATATTTGagctttgtatttttttttttactttttttttagttttgtatACAAAATCAAGAGATTTTATAGAGAGAAAAATGATTATAAAGAAATGTGTACACCATAAGGAATTTCCATCCAATTTTGCTTTTACTATTTAATTGATTGTATTATATTTAATGAATATATGTGTTTCCATTAACAAATATAAACCTCGCAATTCATATTAATTTTGATTACtatattgaaaatttgaaaatatatgagttttttttttaaaaaaaatagttttaattAATGGGGGTGATGGGTTTTTGATTTGAGGAGTCTTTTTGGATtgagaattgtaattttttttctaaaaaaaaaattatatcagtGAAATCTATTGGACCTAACAGATCCcacaaaattattttctcaATTCCTTTCTTAAAAGGCACAAAATATGATACCGTTTGGTGTAATTGAGAAGATAGGatgaaacattatttttttattcatctAATGTTtgtctttcctttttttttttagtcatTTTAATTAAATCAATTGACTCGTAATGACACTATACGTGAGTTGCATTAGATATCTCTCTCCACTCATGCGACGAGCATATGATAAGTATTAATAATGTATAATATGAATGAAAGTTTACAATTATACCTTTAACAATTATCAGTTATTTAGgttttataaaaacattttaggATATCATAAAACAGTAAACACGATAATCATGAAAGTTAAAAACTTACTGAGTAATAATTGATTAAGCAGAAGACAGCCAATTGATGCCAACTGAAATTAGTTGTATCTGTTtcaccaaaaaaattaaaaaaaaataaaaataaaacagaaagaaagaaagaaagaagaagttGTATGAAGTCGTGGCAGGGTGAATTAGCAGGAAACAGTTGCACATGGCCTATGTTTCATGGCATGCACAGATACAAGTATCCcgacaaattttattttttaaaaaattattattattattgtattttttgacaatatattttttaagctgaaaaattatatttattcaccGAGTACTTTTCTCTTTAGAAACATAATAACGATATaaagatagtgtttttctaGAAAGcacttttcagttttttttaacaaaaattttGTTAACAAAAAATTGAGAAATGCTTGTTAGAAgatctcccaaacactaccaaaaTATACCAATGGGTTTAACTTTAGCTTATGATAAGACGTCCAACGTATGAAACAAAGAAATGAATTATGATATAAACTTATGAGTTAATTAATAAACTAATTCTAACAAATAAATGTGACAAATTGATGGAATgcatattattaaaaaaaattgtaacttTTATTTTGATGGGAGGGTATCTTTTTTATCTGTAAAGTTTTTTGGCTTTATTAGATCTCGTGATGGATCATGGACCATGGCGAACAATTTTCTTGGATATGccatttttcttttcctttttttttttctttcattttttgtttGAGTTCGActtgaataatatataaatacagTAGCATGTCATGAAatataaaataacttatttttttatttaaaaaatgtaaCAGTGGCGAATGTTATTAATCTTATTTAAGCTAATCAACATGACCATTAGCCTTGACCAGCTGCCAGGAAAAGGATCTTTGTGTTAAGAAAGCCAACTTTGGAAACGAAAATAAGTATTGGTATTCCAATTTCTGGTCTCAATCATCACCACTTTGCTTGCGCACGAACTGAATGTATATGGAAACCCATTGGCATATTCATTCAATTCTACCAAACAAATACTGAAAATCACATCCTTGTCAAATAAATGAGGAGCCTGAGAATTATGAATCACATCCCAGACTGCGAAAACGATTCAAGATCATGGTTTTCATAAACTAGCCCAAGGACGTGAATGCGTAACGGCCTAACCCGGTCCGGTTCTAAGAGCATTATCTAAATCAGCAATCAAGTCATTAACGTCCTCGATTCCCACAGAGATGCGCACAAGATCCTCAGTTAAACCTCTGGCCTCACGTACGGCAGCTGGTATGCTAGCATGAGACATAAAGCAAGGCAAACTGATGAGGGACTTCACACTTCCTGCAAAAATTGGTTGTCTGAGTTAAATTAAAAAGTTTTTAGTAGCACCATCAACTAGTAAGAAATAGTGCAGCTGCACCAAATGATCGTGCACGTGCTCATATGTGTGTGTGCACGCGCCTTGCAAGACACTAAAAGAAGATTTAGACTGCGGCGGATTCAAGAAAATGATCGTGCACGTGCTCATATGTGTGAGTGCACGCAGCTTTGCAAGATACTGAAAGAAGATTTAGATTGCGAGGGGATTcaagaaaataattataaaacgGGGAGTTACCAAAACTGACGGTTATGCTGAAATACTTGGTTGTCTCGGCTATATGCTTAGAAAGTGCCAGTGACCCCGTTAAGAAACTGAATACAGATCCAGCGCCTTTCGCCTGCATCAAGTGAATAATTAAACCAATTGATGTGAAATGATAAATTTTCAACTTCCATGTGCATTTTTATTCTCAGTTTTGTCTTTCAATGGTCCAGGAGATGGCTGTCTTGTGTTGGTGTTTGGCATGATGACGATATCAATCAAGCATTTCAGTTGATTTTGTACCTGAGAGTAGTGTAAAGATCGACCGGGGTGACCAGGAAGACCGGCATAATTAACCTTTTTGACCTTCGGATGAGAGGAGAGGAATTCAGCAATTTTTTGTGCATTTTCCTGTCCATTGAGGTTTAACGAATCAAAAGACAGAAAATCCAACAAATAAATCGACAAAGAATCTTGGTGCAGAATGATTGACAACTCCCAATTGCACGAGTTGTCAATATAAAAGATACAAATCTAGATCCCACCAGTCTTCCATTTAAGGTGCTACtgcaatattttttaatttgagaTATTGATGGTAAATGATAGATTTCAGTGAACAGCAAGATATTAAAGTTCAATACAAACATTTTTTA includes the following:
- the LOC140873133 gene encoding two-component response regulator ORR9-like — its product is MGMAAADSQFHVLAVDDSLIDRKLIERLLKTSSYQVTTVDSGTKALEFLGWHEDEINNLSSTSPFPKNQLVEVNLVITDYCMPGMTGYDLLRKIKESSSLRNIPVVIMSSENVPSRITRCLEEGAEEFFLKPVRISDVNKLRPHIMKTRSWNDSEEGPEKNEKQDSPSSSSSPPSSSEETSSQMLAQSQPHYEQTTQSSNNNNNKRKSMDEGISSPDRTRPRYNDLTLVSN